The Treponema sp. Marseille-Q3903 genomic interval TTTGCAAAGTTTAATCTGCTCGTTTATCTTATTGTGGAGCGTCTCAAGCGTATCTGACGGAACTGCGACAATGCGTGCAAGAGTTTCTTCACTTTCGTCGGATAAAGATTTTTTTACAACAAATCCGGCTGTCACTTCGTTCCGCTGATAATAATTTTTATTTGCAACAAATCTGTTTAACTTTGTCCTGAGTGTGATTGTCTTAAGGATAGCCGCTATAATCAGCTGGAAAATCGAATATTGCGCATCAGTTTTTTCTTTTAATTCTTCATTTTTTGCCTTAATATAAGCTTCTGCATTTTGAAGATTGATTTTAAATGACATATATGCTTCACAAGTAGTCCTGTCCGGCCACATCAGGGGCATGCAGTAGTGCATGCAATCGATATCACGGATTAGTTTTCCATCTTTTCGGTCACCAATTTTTTTCATATAAAAAAATTATAATATAGATTTATCTTTTTTTGTATAATTTTCATCTATTTCGATGCAGATGATATTCGCAAGAAGAAAATTTGCGCAAATGTTTTTTTTCGCTTATTCTATAAATATGAATTATGAAGAATTGATAGAATCTGCAATAGAAATGCAAAATTATTCGTATGTGCCGTATTCTCACTTTCATGTTGGAGCGGCACTTTTAACTGCTGATGGAAAAGTCTACACCGGCTGCAATATTGAAAACGGCTCGTATGGAGCAACAAACTGCGCTGAAAGGGCTGCAATATTCAAAGCTGTCAGCGAAGGTGAAAAGAATTTTTCTGCAATTGCGGTTGTAGGTGGACACGAAGATAAAGACGGAAAACCGACAATTGAAGATTTTTGCCCGCCTTGTGGAATCTGTCGTCAGGTTATGCTGGAGTTTTGCAAAAAAGATTTCAAAATTATCCTTGCAAAAAATCCAAAAGACTATAAAGTTTTCACACTAAACGATTTGCTTCCTGAGAGTTTTAGCCTAAAAGATTGAGTTTTGCAAAATTGCAATTCTGTGCGACAAAAATAAAACTTGCTTTTATTTTAATTTCCCAACTCTCTCCGCCAGAGTCGGATGGCTGTAATTCCAAATCGCATACAATTTTGACGGCAGTAATTCACTTAGATTTTCAGAGTTCAATTTTATAAGCCCGCTTATCAAATTGTCGCCAGTACCGCAGACCTTTTTTGCATAAGCGTCTGCAGCGTATTCATCGCGGCGTGAAAAAAAGTTTACAAACGGCGAAAGAATCTCCGAAACTGAACCGTAAATCGCCGTTGCTAAAAATAATCCTATAAATTGAACGGCAGATACGTTTTCTACAGAAATTCCTGTAAAACCGAAGCCCGAATACAGTGCAGGAAACTGAGCGAGCTTGTACAACGCAAAAGTCACTATAAATTCAAGCGGAATCATTATGCATATTTTTTTTGTGATGTGGTGAAGTTTGCAGTGCCCAAGTTCGTGTCCGAGCACCGACGCAAGTTCATCAGGAGTAAGAGACTTGATAAGCGTATCGTATAAAACTATCCTTTTTATTTTTCCAAATCCGCTGAAATATGCATTGCTGTGCCCGCTTCTTTTTGAAGCATCCATGACAAAAAGACCGCCGTTTTTGAAGCCGGTCTTTTTGAGAATCGCAGTGATTTTATCTTTTACTTCACCTTCCGGGAGCGGTTCAAACTTGTTGAACAACGGGGCAATAAATTTCG includes:
- a CDS encoding 2-oxo acid dehydrogenase subunit E2 — protein: MKKIGDRKDGKLIRDIDCMHYCMPLMWPDRTTCEAYMSFKINLQNAEAYIKAKNEELKEKTDAQYSIFQLIIAAILKTITLRTKLNRFVANKNYYQRNEVTAGFVVKKSLSDESEETLARIVAVPSDTLETLHNKINEQIKLCKKQDDPSTKGMRLIQKIGLKHIISKVARWLDRHGLMPNSIIKTDPFYTSVILSNLGSIGLDIGYHHLTNWGTTSIFMVVGKKDKRPYFDSKGKMEIKKTIQISLTIDERIADGYYYTKSVKLLKKLIENPSLLEKPFSEEIAY
- a CDS encoding cytidine deaminase, encoding MNYEELIESAIEMQNYSYVPYSHFHVGAALLTADGKVYTGCNIENGSYGATNCAERAAIFKAVSEGEKNFSAIAVVGGHEDKDGKPTIEDFCPPCGICRQVMLEFCKKDFKIILAKNPKDYKVFTLNDLLPESFSLKD
- a CDS encoding M48 family metallopeptidase is translated as MHISVDFLNPFVLIYLIGTFVSFIIKQSLEFIDYLARKKNCGHIPDELKTIAAAQTAFVTEKLEKICQYENAKYFNMIPSSALNLVLNIVLVLFGFYPCCFNRISNLVGFPSNVGNSFACFGLFVIIASIPHAILGLPFELYREFHTEKKFGFSKMTVKLWISDKIKGIAISLVIGALLIFVSSVFFIKFPDTWWLILAAIMIVFTFIMQIIYPKFIAPLFNKFEPLPEGEVKDKITAILKKTGFKNGGLFVMDASKRSGHSNAYFSGFGKIKRIVLYDTLIKSLTPDELASVLGHELGHCKLHHITKKICIMIPLEFIVTFALYKLAQFPALYSGFGFTGISVENVSAVQFIGLFLATAIYGSVSEILSPFVNFFSRRDEYAADAYAKKVCGTGDNLISGLIKLNSENLSELLPSKLYAIWNYSHPTLAERVGKLK